From Agromyces sp. SYSU T00194, a single genomic window includes:
- a CDS encoding GNAT family N-acetyltransferase yields MDQYVATPPTDPAAVRLLDAYFAERTASFPPAQGAYAPTYPADAPFTPPAGVFLVLQDDGADIGCGGVRRIDPGDEGLVRYEVKHLWVAPSARGGGRGRALLVELERRAVELGAEELVLDTNASLEAAGSLYRSLGYVETRPYNDNPNATHWFARRP; encoded by the coding sequence ATGGACCAGTACGTTGCCACCCCGCCCACCGACCCCGCGGCCGTGCGCCTGCTCGACGCGTACTTCGCCGAGCGCACCGCGAGCTTCCCGCCCGCACAGGGCGCCTACGCGCCGACGTACCCGGCCGACGCGCCGTTCACCCCGCCTGCGGGGGTGTTCCTGGTGCTGCAGGACGACGGTGCCGACATCGGATGCGGCGGGGTGCGGCGCATCGACCCCGGCGACGAGGGGCTCGTGCGGTACGAGGTCAAGCACCTGTGGGTCGCGCCGTCCGCGCGGGGCGGCGGACGCGGTCGCGCACTCCTCGTCGAGCTGGAGCGCCGCGCCGTGGAGCTCGGCGCCGAGGAGCTCGTGCTCGACACCAACGCGAGCCTCGAGGCGGCCGGCTCGCTGTACCGGTCGCTCGGCTACGTCGAGACGCGGCCGTACAACGACAACCCGAACGCGACCCACTGGTTCGCCCGGCGGCCCTGA
- a CDS encoding TIGR01777 family oxidoreductase yields MRVLIAGASGFIGSTLVPLLREDGHEVVRLVRRTPRAEDELSWSPGSGIIDFTVMDRVDAVVAFSGANLARLPWTPAYRREILTSRVNATRTLTDAMRQARTPPSVFLNASASGVYGDRPAEALTEDAEPGEGFLPSVVTRWEDTARLAPEQTRTVMFRTGIVVGDGGAMQRLSLLTRLGLGTRLGTGGQHWPWISLVDEVRAIRHLLVDSQLSGPVNLAGPTPATYDRVAHALADRMRRPYAFTVPEPALHAMLGQAADELLLASAKVIPARLVDDGFRFAHPTAEQAIDAMLSGEAARVRA; encoded by the coding sequence GTGCGCGTGCTCATCGCCGGGGCATCCGGCTTCATCGGTTCCACCCTCGTCCCCCTCCTGCGGGAGGACGGCCACGAGGTCGTGCGCCTCGTGCGCCGCACCCCGCGCGCCGAGGACGAGCTCAGCTGGTCGCCCGGCTCGGGCATCATCGACTTCACGGTCATGGACCGCGTCGACGCGGTCGTCGCCTTCTCCGGGGCCAACCTCGCGCGGCTGCCGTGGACGCCGGCGTACCGGCGCGAGATCCTCACCTCGCGGGTCAACGCCACCCGCACGCTCACCGACGCCATGCGACAGGCACGCACGCCGCCGAGCGTCTTCCTGAACGCCTCCGCGTCGGGCGTCTACGGCGACCGGCCCGCGGAGGCGCTCACCGAGGACGCCGAGCCCGGCGAGGGGTTCCTGCCCAGCGTCGTGACCCGCTGGGAGGACACCGCGCGCCTCGCCCCCGAGCAGACGCGCACCGTCATGTTCCGCACGGGCATCGTCGTCGGCGACGGCGGCGCCATGCAGCGCCTCTCGCTGCTCACCCGCCTCGGGCTCGGCACGCGGCTCGGCACGGGCGGGCAGCACTGGCCGTGGATCAGCCTGGTCGACGAGGTGCGGGCCATCCGGCACCTGCTGGTCGACTCGCAGCTGTCGGGACCGGTGAACCTCGCCGGGCCGACGCCCGCGACCTACGATCGCGTCGCGCACGCGCTGGCCGATCGGATGCGACGGCCCTACGCCTTCACGGTGCCGGAACCGGCGCTCCACGCGATGCTCGGGCAGGCCGCCGACGAGTTGCTGCTGGCGAGCGCGAAAGTGATTCCGGCGCGGCTCGTCGACGACGGGTTCCGCTTCGCGCATCCGACCGCCGAGCAGGCGATCGACGCGATGCTCAGCGGGGAGGCCGCGCGCGTTCGAGCGTGA
- a CDS encoding aldo/keto reductase, producing the protein MTEVEANALDAAGGRAGDETAPAERPQPVTEPVETQPVETAVADAVSDAAHAPARTEERPDEERADGPHTIETLHSGPIVMAHRRTIPGTDLEVHPVGLGTTDFGWTLDAAGSGAVLDKFLFSGGNLITTVDSDAAGRAEFLVGSWMRARGCRDQVVLASRIGRHPDHPGLTPEHVTAAVDASLARLGTDRIDLLSFDGDDETVPLEESLGAVDALILAGKVRAIGAVDFSADRLLEARVLAANGLPRFATISTRYNLLDRSGFEGSLELVARAQGLAVLPYTSIASGFLAGTVRRRGDIRRDVRGTRAGAYLTRRGTRVLATVDRIAATHGVRPAAVALAWLLSRPTVAAPVVDATAPEHVDDLMAAGALELTRADILDLDRISA; encoded by the coding sequence ATGACGGAAGTCGAGGCGAACGCGCTCGATGCGGCGGGGGGCCGCGCGGGCGACGAGACAGCGCCCGCAGAGCGTCCGCAGCCCGTGACCGAGCCGGTCGAGACGCAGCCCGTCGAGACGGCGGTGGCGGATGCCGTGTCGGATGCCGCGCACGCGCCTGCGCGCACCGAGGAGCGCCCCGATGAGGAGCGCGCCGACGGGCCGCACACGATCGAGACGCTGCACTCCGGCCCGATCGTCATGGCGCATCGCCGGACGATCCCCGGAACCGACCTCGAGGTGCACCCCGTGGGCCTCGGCACGACCGACTTCGGCTGGACGCTCGACGCCGCCGGCTCCGGGGCGGTACTCGACAAGTTCCTCTTCTCGGGCGGCAACCTGATCACGACCGTCGACAGCGACGCCGCAGGGCGGGCCGAGTTCCTCGTGGGCTCGTGGATGCGCGCCCGCGGGTGTCGCGACCAGGTCGTGCTCGCGTCCCGCATCGGCCGCCACCCCGACCACCCGGGGCTTACGCCCGAGCACGTCACCGCGGCCGTCGATGCGTCGCTGGCCCGGCTCGGCACCGACCGCATCGACCTGCTGTCGTTCGATGGCGACGACGAGACCGTCCCGCTCGAGGAGAGCCTCGGCGCGGTCGACGCGCTGATCCTCGCCGGCAAGGTCCGTGCGATCGGCGCGGTGGACTTCTCGGCCGACCGCCTGCTCGAGGCGCGCGTGCTCGCCGCCAACGGCCTGCCTCGGTTCGCGACGATCTCGACGCGCTACAACCTGCTCGACCGCAGCGGCTTCGAGGGATCCCTCGAACTCGTGGCGCGGGCGCAGGGGCTCGCGGTGCTGCCGTACACGTCGATCGCGAGCGGATTCCTCGCGGGCACGGTGCGCCGGCGGGGCGACATCCGTCGCGACGTGCGCGGCACGCGCGCCGGCGCCTACCTGACCCGCCGCGGCACGCGCGTGCTCGCGACGGTCGACCGCATCGCCGCCACGCACGGCGTGCGCCCCGCCGCGGTCGCGCTGGCGTGGCTGCTCTCGCGGCCGACGGTCGCGGCACCGGTGGTCGACGCGACCGCCCCGGAGCACGTGGACGACCTCATGGCGGCCGGCGCGCTGGAGCTCACCCGCGCCGACATCCTCGACCTCGACCGCATCAGCGCCTGA
- a CDS encoding TetR family transcriptional regulator, translating into MRSTSGDLTTAARIRDRAIELFGSRGYAATSIRDIARSAGVSPALVMHHFGSKEELRAACETFLIGSVFDEKDRARGPQVGAAMREWLADVDRFRPYVDYLAMMLQEGGDAGNRVFDALLHETGEMLAAGVADGSMRPSDDPEMRALLVAMQALAPLLLRSQVARTLGADVHETATARRMTLPMLDLYTHGLYADDHMLAAARDAMAATAPPTDEGGA; encoded by the coding sequence ATGCGTTCAACGTCGGGCGACCTCACCACCGCGGCGCGCATCCGCGACCGCGCGATCGAGCTCTTCGGCTCGCGCGGGTACGCGGCCACGAGCATCCGCGACATCGCCCGCTCCGCCGGGGTGAGTCCCGCCCTCGTGATGCACCACTTCGGCTCGAAGGAGGAGCTCCGAGCCGCGTGCGAGACGTTCCTCATCGGCTCGGTCTTCGACGAGAAGGACCGCGCCCGCGGGCCGCAGGTGGGCGCCGCCATGCGCGAGTGGCTCGCCGACGTCGACCGGTTCCGGCCCTACGTCGACTACCTCGCGATGATGCTGCAGGAGGGCGGGGACGCGGGCAACCGGGTCTTCGACGCGCTGCTGCACGAGACCGGCGAGATGCTCGCGGCGGGCGTCGCGGACGGCTCCATGCGGCCGAGCGACGACCCGGAGATGCGGGCACTGCTCGTCGCGATGCAGGCGCTCGCGCCGCTCCTGCTGCGGTCGCAGGTCGCCCGCACGCTCGGCGCCGACGTGCACGAGACCGCCACGGCGCGACGGATGACGCTGCCGATGCTCGACCTGTACACGCACGGCCTCTACGCCGACGACCACATGCTCGCCGCCGCCCGAGACGCGATGGCCGCGACCGCACCACCCACCGATGAAGGAGGGGCATGA
- the dapB gene encoding 4-hydroxy-tetrahydrodipicolinate reductase, with product MTSRVAVVGATGRMGRLALGLIEQAEDLELHAGLDSSSSLDEIDGADIVFDVTRPGVTERVVDAAISHRIPAVVGTSGWSGERIDHVRGRVAGEDEDAPGILFVPNFSLGSVLASRFAAIAAPYFDSIEIIEAHHAGKVDSPSGTAVRTAELIADAHLAGRPVSAPHSDQRARGQLVAGVPVHSLRMDGVLAKQDVILGATGETLTLTHSTQSPSSYEAGILLALRAAPESRGVAVGLETLLDLGFPTA from the coding sequence GTGACGAGTCGGGTGGCGGTCGTGGGTGCGACGGGCAGGATGGGCCGGCTGGCCCTCGGCCTCATCGAGCAGGCGGAGGACCTGGAGCTCCATGCGGGGCTCGACTCGTCGAGCAGCCTCGACGAGATCGACGGCGCCGACATCGTCTTCGACGTCACCCGTCCCGGCGTGACCGAGCGCGTCGTCGACGCCGCGATCTCGCACCGCATCCCCGCGGTCGTCGGCACGTCCGGCTGGTCGGGCGAGCGCATCGACCACGTGCGCGGACGGGTCGCCGGGGAGGACGAGGATGCTCCGGGCATCCTGTTCGTGCCGAACTTCTCGCTCGGCAGCGTGCTCGCCTCGCGGTTCGCGGCCATCGCCGCCCCCTACTTCGACTCGATCGAGATCATCGAGGCGCACCACGCCGGCAAGGTCGACTCGCCGTCCGGCACCGCGGTGCGCACGGCCGAGCTCATCGCCGACGCGCACCTCGCCGGGCGGCCCGTGTCGGCGCCGCACTCCGACCAGCGCGCCCGGGGCCAGCTCGTGGCGGGCGTGCCCGTGCACAGCCTGCGCATGGACGGCGTGCTCGCCAAGCAGGACGTGATCCTCGGTGCGACGGGGGAGACGCTCACGCTCACGCACTCGACGCAGAGCCCGTCGTCGTACGAGGCGGGCATCCTGCTCGCACTGCGCGCCGCGCCGGAATCGCGCGGCGTCGCCGTCGGCCTCGAGACGCTGCTCGACCTCGGGTTCCCCACCGCGTGA
- a CDS encoding DUF4395 domain-containing protein, which produces MSRDQIDPRGPRFGAAITSVLLLVVIVLDLAGAGLAALLLLAALVALFAWGAFAGIRRHPWGLIFKTFVRPRLAPPSELEDPRPPTFAQGVGFAVTAAGLLLALLGVDGAVWISAAIAFFAAFLNAAFDVCLGCRLYALLVRARIVRTS; this is translated from the coding sequence GTGTCGCGTGACCAGATCGACCCCCGCGGGCCGCGCTTCGGCGCCGCCATCACCTCGGTGCTGCTGCTGGTCGTGATCGTGCTCGACCTCGCGGGAGCGGGGCTCGCCGCGCTGCTGCTGCTCGCCGCGCTCGTGGCGTTGTTCGCGTGGGGCGCCTTCGCGGGCATCCGCCGCCACCCCTGGGGCCTCATCTTCAAGACCTTCGTGCGCCCGCGCCTCGCTCCCCCGTCGGAGCTGGAGGACCCGCGCCCCCCGACCTTCGCGCAGGGCGTGGGCTTCGCCGTCACCGCGGCCGGCCTGCTGCTCGCGCTGCTCGGCGTCGACGGAGCGGTGTGGATCTCGGCGGCGATCGCGTTCTTCGCGGCCTTCCTGAACGCGGCGTTCGACGTCTGCCTCGGCTGCCGCCTCTACGCGCTGCTGGTGCGCGCGCGCATCGTCCGCACCTCCTGA
- a CDS encoding thymidylate synthase has protein sequence MTRRIRPLVVGPGRGYHRGVAAVIQTPYEDLLREVLAGGTPKSDRTGTGTRSVFGRQLRFDLAEGFPLITTKRVHFKSVAYELLWFLRGDSNVRWLQEHGVTIWDEWADASGDLGPVYGVQWRSWPTPSGAHIDQLAQVIEQIRISPDSRRLVVSAWNPADIPDMALAPCHALFQFYVADGKLSCQLYQRSADLFLGVPFNIASYALLTHLVAAQTGLGVGDFVWTGGDCHIYDNHVEQVSEQLTRDPYPYPTLRITADRPSISDYEFEDLEVRDYVHHPAIRAAVAV, from the coding sequence ATGACGCGCCGCATCCGCCCCCTCGTCGTCGGGCCGGGGCGGGGCTACCATCGGGGCGTGGCCGCAGTCATCCAGACCCCGTACGAAGACCTGCTGCGCGAGGTGCTCGCCGGCGGCACGCCGAAGTCCGACCGCACCGGCACCGGCACGCGCAGCGTGTTCGGCCGCCAGCTGCGCTTCGACCTCGCCGAGGGCTTCCCGCTCATCACCACCAAGCGCGTGCACTTCAAGTCGGTCGCGTACGAGCTGCTCTGGTTCCTGCGCGGCGACTCGAACGTGCGCTGGCTGCAGGAGCACGGCGTCACGATCTGGGACGAGTGGGCGGATGCCTCGGGCGACCTCGGCCCCGTCTACGGCGTGCAGTGGCGGTCGTGGCCGACCCCGTCGGGCGCGCACATCGACCAGCTCGCGCAGGTCATCGAGCAGATCCGCATCTCGCCCGACTCGCGCCGCCTCGTCGTCTCGGCGTGGAACCCGGCCGACATCCCCGACATGGCGCTCGCGCCCTGCCACGCGCTGTTCCAGTTCTACGTCGCCGACGGCAAGCTGTCGTGCCAGCTCTACCAGCGCAGCGCCGACCTCTTCCTCGGCGTGCCGTTCAACATCGCCTCGTACGCGCTGCTCACCCACCTCGTCGCCGCGCAGACCGGCCTCGGCGTGGGCGACTTCGTCTGGACCGGCGGCGACTGCCACATCTACGACAACCACGTCGAGCAGGTGAGCGAGCAGCTCACGCGCGACCCGTACCCGTACCCGACGCTGCGCATCACCGCCGACCGCCCGTCGATCTCGGACTACGAGTTCGAGGACCTCGAGGTGCGCGACTACGTCCACCATCCCGCGATCCGCGCCGCGGTCGCGGTATGA
- a CDS encoding thioredoxin family protein produces MDLLLAFGIAAALVAVASIAGIALKRREGRASDAKGEWADASELALDALPVRATLLQFSSEYCARCPGTARALGEIAGDDHELAHVELDVAAHPELAARFRVTQTPTVVVLGSDGHALRRFSGAPRRADVSAALPPTPEHPRNLRVA; encoded by the coding sequence ATGGACCTCCTGCTCGCATTCGGCATCGCCGCGGCGCTCGTCGCCGTCGCGTCGATCGCCGGCATCGCCCTCAAGCGGCGCGAGGGGCGGGCGTCCGACGCCAAGGGCGAGTGGGCGGATGCCTCCGAGCTCGCCCTCGACGCGCTGCCCGTCCGCGCCACGCTGCTCCAGTTCTCGTCCGAGTACTGCGCGCGCTGCCCGGGCACGGCGCGGGCCCTCGGCGAGATCGCCGGCGACGACCACGAGCTCGCCCACGTCGAGCTCGACGTCGCGGCGCACCCCGAACTCGCCGCGCGGTTCCGCGTCACCCAGACGCCGACCGTCGTCGTGCTCGGCTCGGACGGCCACGCGCTGCGCCGCTTCTCCGGCGCCCCGCGACGTGCCGACGTCTCCGCAGCACTCCCCCCGACCCCCGAGCACCCGAGGAACCTCCGTGTCGCGTGA
- a CDS encoding ABC transporter permease subunit translates to MNGTLALFRRVFAGTWRGLIGWIVGVVAALLLYLPLYSSFAQDGQFEDIMATMPQALVKSLGYDQLGTGAGYAQGTFFGLIGFVLLTIATVGWGTSVIASDEENGQLELTLAHAVSRGRVLAERTAAVVVKLAIIGVVIVGVVAALNDPVGLGIEPWDIVAGTATLLGLAMLSASAAIGVGAMTGSRTWSIGAGAGIAVVGYVLNAVGNQSADLEWLHQISPYSWAWSENPLAVGPDWMALGLLYGISLLLLVAGWLVFRRRDIAT, encoded by the coding sequence ATGAACGGCACGCTCGCCCTCTTCCGCCGCGTCTTCGCGGGCACCTGGCGCGGCCTCATCGGCTGGATCGTCGGCGTGGTCGCCGCCCTGCTGCTGTACCTGCCCCTCTACTCGTCGTTCGCGCAGGACGGCCAGTTCGAGGACATCATGGCCACCATGCCGCAGGCACTGGTGAAGTCGCTCGGCTACGACCAGCTCGGCACGGGCGCCGGCTACGCGCAGGGCACGTTCTTCGGCCTGATCGGGTTCGTGCTGCTCACGATCGCGACGGTGGGGTGGGGCACCTCGGTCATCGCGTCCGACGAGGAGAACGGCCAGCTCGAGCTGACCCTCGCACATGCGGTCAGCCGCGGGCGCGTGCTCGCCGAGCGCACCGCCGCCGTCGTCGTGAAGCTCGCGATCATCGGGGTCGTGATCGTCGGCGTCGTGGCCGCGCTGAACGACCCGGTCGGACTCGGGATCGAGCCGTGGGACATCGTCGCCGGCACGGCGACGCTGCTCGGGCTCGCGATGCTCTCGGCGTCGGCGGCCATCGGCGTCGGCGCCATGACCGGCAGCCGCACCTGGTCGATCGGCGCGGGCGCCGGCATCGCCGTGGTCGGGTACGTGCTCAACGCGGTCGGCAACCAGAGCGCGGACCTCGAGTGGTTGCACCAGATCTCGCCGTACTCGTGGGCGTGGAGCGAGAACCCGCTCGCGGTCGGCCCCGACTGGATGGCCCTCGGCCTGCTCTACGGCATCTCGCTGCTGCTGCTGGTCGCGGGGTGGCTCGTGTTCCGCCGCCGCGACATCGCGACCTGA
- a CDS encoding histidine phosphatase family protein yields the protein MTHYLYLVRHGEQLDAEHGLPDGPLSPRGRRQAQLLAERLGGIPFDASWHSPLERAAETAEILSERMPALTSEPSPLLFDCVPSGPAEEMPSFYEPFFGSVTEAEIEAGRAQMADAAGEFLRAHRGDRHDLLITHNFVIGWFVREVLEAPEWRWVTVNQANCGLTVLVQKPRRPWSLLVHNDLAHLPPELRTGLPEPWAI from the coding sequence GTGACCCACTACCTCTACCTCGTCCGCCACGGAGAACAACTCGACGCCGAGCACGGGCTGCCCGACGGCCCGCTGTCGCCCCGCGGTCGCAGGCAGGCGCAGTTGCTGGCCGAGCGCCTCGGCGGCATCCCCTTCGACGCGTCCTGGCATTCGCCGCTCGAGCGCGCGGCGGAGACGGCCGAGATCCTCTCCGAGCGCATGCCCGCGCTCACGTCCGAGCCGTCGCCGCTGCTGTTCGACTGCGTGCCGTCGGGGCCGGCCGAGGAGATGCCCTCGTTCTACGAGCCGTTCTTCGGCTCGGTCACCGAAGCCGAGATCGAGGCCGGCCGCGCGCAGATGGCCGACGCGGCCGGGGAGTTCCTCCGCGCGCACCGCGGCGACCGCCACGACCTGCTGATCACGCACAACTTCGTGATCGGCTGGTTCGTGCGGGAGGTGCTCGAGGCGCCCGAGTGGCGCTGGGTCACCGTGAACCAGGCCAACTGCGGCCTCACCGTGCTCGTGCAGAAGCCTCGCCGCCCGTGGAGCCTCCTCGTGCACAACGACCTCGCGCACCTGCCGCCCGAGCTGCGCACGGGCCTGCCCGAGCCCTGGGCGATCTGA
- a CDS encoding OsmC family peroxiredoxin, translated as MAAVTSEATTVWKGSLIEGSGSVHLDSTDSATFPVNWAARSAGVRDTTNPEELLGAAHSSCFSMALSHALAQAGHTPESIQTTAAVTFEAGRGVLGSHLLVSARVPGLSEEEFEAFAEDAKANCPISQALAGIPITIEAELA; from the coding sequence ATGGCAGCAGTGACGAGCGAGGCCACCACCGTCTGGAAGGGCAGCCTCATCGAGGGTTCCGGCAGCGTGCACCTCGACTCCACCGACTCGGCGACGTTCCCCGTGAACTGGGCGGCGCGCTCGGCGGGGGTGCGCGACACCACCAACCCCGAGGAACTGCTCGGCGCGGCGCACTCGTCCTGCTTCTCGATGGCACTGTCGCACGCGCTGGCACAGGCCGGCCACACGCCCGAGAGCATCCAGACCACCGCCGCGGTCACCTTCGAGGCCGGGCGCGGCGTGCTCGGCAGCCACCTGCTCGTGAGCGCGCGGGTCCCGGGGCTGAGCGAGGAGGAGTTCGAGGCGTTCGCGGAGGACGCCAAGGCGAACTGCCCGATCTCGCAGGCGCTCGCGGGCATCCCCATCACGATCGAGGCCGAACTCGCCTGA
- a CDS encoding M16 family metallopeptidase — protein sequence MNGAVDLQLDAPELTLDAAGDARVRRSVLPSGLRVLTEAMPGSRSATVGFWVGVGSRDEHGDDDPALPGTYGSTHFLEHLLFKGTATRTALDIATAFDAVGGEHNAMTAKEYTCYYARVQDRDLDMAVDVLADMLTASRIDPDEFENERGVILEELAMAGDDPADAASERFFDAVFGAHPLGRPIGGTRYSIGRASRDAVVTHFRARYRPSELVVTAAGAVDHEALVARVTAALAAGGWDLETQARPAPRRLDTEAALVRGADVSVEDRPIEQVNLLLGVPGPTATDPRRPTLNVLNAIYGGGMSSRLFQEVRERRGLAYAVHSLAPGYSDAGVFGAFAACQPANAATVAELVVAELGRIAEEGVSAADLARARGQLGGGAALALEDSDTRMSRLGRAELTHGEFVDLDEALRRIARVTADDVRTLAADLRDRPWSIAAVGAVDPESLRGIADGIRTATTESPRPPAPTEGTP from the coding sequence ATGAACGGCGCCGTTGACCTCCAGCTGGACGCGCCCGAACTCACCCTCGATGCAGCCGGTGACGCGCGCGTCCGGCGCAGCGTGCTCCCGAGCGGCCTGCGCGTGCTGACCGAGGCGATGCCCGGCAGCCGCAGCGCCACGGTCGGCTTCTGGGTCGGCGTCGGCTCGCGCGACGAGCACGGCGACGACGATCCCGCCCTGCCCGGCACCTACGGTTCGACGCACTTCCTCGAGCACCTGCTCTTCAAGGGCACCGCCACGCGCACCGCGCTCGACATCGCGACCGCCTTCGACGCCGTCGGCGGCGAGCACAACGCGATGACGGCCAAGGAGTACACCTGCTACTACGCGCGGGTGCAGGACCGCGACCTCGACATGGCGGTCGACGTGCTCGCCGACATGCTCACCGCCTCGCGCATCGACCCCGACGAGTTCGAGAACGAGCGCGGGGTGATCCTCGAGGAGCTCGCCATGGCGGGCGACGACCCGGCGGATGCCGCGAGCGAGCGCTTCTTCGACGCGGTGTTCGGCGCGCATCCCCTCGGGCGCCCGATCGGCGGCACCCGGTACTCGATCGGGCGCGCGAGCCGCGATGCCGTCGTCACGCACTTCCGTGCGCGCTACCGCCCCAGCGAACTCGTCGTGACCGCGGCGGGCGCGGTCGACCACGAGGCGCTCGTCGCCCGCGTCACCGCAGCCCTCGCCGCGGGCGGGTGGGACCTCGAGACGCAGGCCCGGCCCGCGCCGCGCCGACTCGACACCGAGGCCGCGCTCGTGCGCGGTGCCGACGTCTCGGTCGAGGACCGCCCGATCGAGCAGGTGAACCTGCTGCTCGGCGTGCCCGGCCCCACGGCGACCGATCCGCGCCGTCCCACGCTCAACGTCCTCAATGCCATCTACGGCGGCGGCATGTCGTCGCGCCTGTTCCAGGAGGTGCGCGAGCGTCGGGGCCTGGCGTACGCCGTGCACTCGCTCGCCCCGGGGTACTCCGATGCGGGCGTGTTCGGGGCCTTCGCCGCGTGCCAGCCGGCGAACGCCGCGACCGTCGCCGAGCTCGTGGTCGCAGAACTCGGCCGCATCGCCGAGGAGGGCGTCTCGGCGGCCGACCTCGCCCGGGCCCGTGGCCAGCTGGGCGGCGGCGCGGCCCTCGCGCTCGAGGACTCCGACACCCGCATGAGCCGCCTCGGCCGCGCCGAGCTCACGCACGGCGAGTTCGTCGACCTCGACGAGGCGCTGCGCCGCATCGCGCGGGTGACCGCCGACGACGTGCGCACGCTCGCGGCCGACCTGCGCGACCGTCCCTGGTCGATCGCCGCCGTGGGCGCCGTCGACCCCGAATCGCTCCGCGGCATCGCCGACGGCATCCGCACCGCCACGACCGAATCCCCCCGCCCGCCCGCCCCGACCGAGGGAACCCCGTGA
- a CDS encoding ABC transporter ATP-binding protein, producing MTPTTTTAAIDSRGLTKHYGATVALDRVEFAVPTGSVFGVIGPNGAGKTTMMRLMLDIIHPTAGEVSVLGADPRHGGPKLRRRIGFLPGELHLGGRGSGRDLLRHYARISGGVPPARIEQLADRLGVDLSRPVKKLSKGNKQKVGLIQAFMHEPELLVLDEPTSGLDPLVQQEFLTMVREAKAAGQTVFLSSHVLSEVQQAADEVAILRDGRIATVATVKQLRESAVRHVRVVVAEEDAGALAATLSASPGISAIGQSPLGPSEGESEFTATIDAHVDDFVKALAQHPIVDLAIEEPELEESVMRYYDGTDDGTAPATGPVPTGPASTGPVPTGPVATDEEGAR from the coding sequence ATGACGCCCACGACGACGACCGCCGCGATCGACTCGCGCGGCCTCACCAAGCACTACGGGGCGACCGTCGCGCTCGACCGCGTCGAGTTCGCGGTGCCCACGGGCTCCGTGTTCGGCGTGATCGGGCCGAACGGCGCCGGCAAGACCACGATGATGCGCCTGATGCTCGACATCATCCACCCCACGGCGGGCGAGGTGAGCGTGCTCGGCGCCGACCCGCGACACGGCGGCCCGAAGCTGCGCCGCCGCATCGGCTTCCTGCCCGGCGAACTGCACCTCGGCGGGCGCGGCAGCGGACGTGACCTGCTGCGCCACTACGCCCGCATCTCGGGCGGCGTGCCGCCCGCGCGCATCGAGCAGCTCGCCGACCGGCTGGGCGTGGACCTCTCGCGCCCGGTGAAGAAGCTCTCGAAGGGCAACAAGCAGAAGGTCGGGCTGATCCAGGCGTTCATGCACGAGCCCGAGCTGCTGGTGCTCGACGAGCCCACCAGCGGACTCGACCCGCTCGTGCAGCAGGAGTTCCTCACCATGGTGCGCGAGGCCAAGGCCGCGGGGCAGACCGTGTTCCTCAGCTCGCACGTACTGAGCGAGGTGCAGCAGGCCGCCGACGAGGTGGCGATCCTGCGCGACGGGCGCATCGCGACGGTCGCCACCGTGAAGCAGCTGCGTGAATCGGCCGTGCGCCACGTGCGCGTGGTCGTGGCCGAGGAGGACGCGGGCGCGCTCGCGGCGACGCTCAGCGCCTCCCCCGGAATCTCGGCGATCGGCCAGTCGCCGCTCGGCCCGTCCGAGGGCGAGTCGGAGTTCACCGCGACGATCGATGCGCACGTCGACGACTTCGTGAAGGCGCTCGCGCAGCATCCCATCGTCGACCTGGCGATCGAGGAACCCGAGCTCGAGGAGTCGGTCATGCGGTACTACGACGGCACCGACGACGGCACGGCCCCCGCGACCGGCCCCGTGCCGACCGGCCCGGCGTCGACCGGCCCCGTGCCGACCGGCCCCGTTGCGACCGACGAGGAGGGGGCCCGATGA